In Gadus chalcogrammus isolate NIFS_2021 chromosome 1, NIFS_Gcha_1.0, whole genome shotgun sequence, one DNA window encodes the following:
- the LOC130387927 gene encoding deoxynucleoside triphosphate triphosphohydrolase SAMHD1-like produces the protein MARPHDTETETMEVAYKVFNDPIHGHIELHPLLVKIIDTPQFQRLRNIKQLGGAYYVFPGASHNRFEHSIGVGYLAGKLAKSLQKKLLRLPKPKPEITESDILCVQIAGLCHDLGHGPFSHLFDAMFIPKVLPDLAVKWKHEQASLMMFDHLIVENKSELEKVEDWQVLSNNQDFIKELIVGRQDGQQKRMNRYKEKSFLYDIVANKTNEIDVDKFDYFARDCHHLGIKNNFDHNRFIKFARLCKVDGEYQICTKEQEVGNLYDLFHTRNSLHRRAYQHKVTNIVETMITEAFVLADKHLKFEGAGGNIFTMSTAIDDMVAYTKLTDNVFEQILFYTLTVLDDPRKVRELTEARKILMDILSRDLYKCVGQLYSEEEIQDTKAMQHKLAVDQGNPPGNNLKPDDFIVNVIKMNYGLKDKNPIDHVRFYRKSDPTKAFKIPSGQVSTLIPGHFQEWLIQVYCKRTDVEGEILRAAWDRLENWPQLRMNQPEPEADKGPNST, from the exons ATGGCCAG ACCTCATGATACCGAGACTGAAACTATGGAGGTAGCATACAAA GTCTTTAATGACCCCATCCACGGACACATTGAACTCCACCCGCTGCTGGTCAAAATCATAGACACACCTCAATTCCAAAGACTGAGGAACATCAAGCAGCTCGGAGGGGCATACTACGTTTTCCCCGGAGCATCTCATAATCGCTTTGAGCATTCcattgg AGTTGGGTACCTGGCTGGAAAGCTTGCTAAATCTCTGCAAAAGAAACTTCTGAGATTGCCAAAGCCTAAACCGGAGATCACTGAGAGTGACATCCTCTGTGTGCAAATCGCTGGCCTCTGCCATGATCTTG gacaCGGACCTTTCTCTCATCTGTTTGATGCGATGTTCATTCCTAAAGTACTTCCAGACTTGGCAGTCAAATGGAAG CACGAGCAGGCATCGCTAATGATGTTTGATCATCTGATTGTTGAAAACAAATCGGagctggagaaggtggaggactgGCAGGTGCTGTCAAACAATCAAGATTTCATCAAGGAGCTGATCGTTGGGAGACAGGATGGTCAGCAAAAAAGAATG AATCGATACAAAGAGAAGTCTTTCCTGTATGACATCGTGGCCAACAAAACGAACGAAATCGATGTGGATAAATTTGATTACTTTGCGAG AGACTGCCACCACCTGGGCATCAAGAATAACTTTGACCACAACCGCTTCATCAAGTTTGCCAGGTTGTGTAAGGTGGACGGGGAGTACCAAATCTGTACCAAAGAACAG GAAGTTGGAAATCTGTATGACCTTTTCCACACAAGAAACAGTCTCCACAGAAGAGCCTACCAGCACAAAGTAACAAACATTGTTGAGACCAT GATCACCGAGGCCTTTGTATTGGCAGACAAACACCTCAAATTCGAGGGGGCAGGAGGGAACATTTTCACAATGTCCACAGCTATAGATGACATGGTGGCATACACCAAGCTGACTG ACAACGTCTTCGAACAGATCCTCTTTTATACTTTGACGGTGCTGGATGATCCCAGGAAGGTGAGAGAGCTGACTGAGGCCAGGAAGATCCTAATGGATATCCTCAGCCGTGACCTCTACAAGTGTGTGGGCCAGCTTTATTCAGAAGAAGAAATCCAGGATACaaag GCAATGCAACATAAGTTGGCAGTTGACCAGGGCAATCCCCCGGGCAATAACCTGAAGCCAGACGACTTCATTGTCAAC GTTATCAAGATGAACTATGGCCTGAAGGATAAGAATCCCATCGATCACGTACGTTTTTACCGCAAGAGTGACCCAACCAAGGCCTTCAAGATCCCCAGTGGCCAG GTGTCGACGCTCATCCCAGGACACTTTCAGGAGTGGTTGATCCAGGTGTACTGTAAGAGGACTGATGTGGAAGGGGAGATTCTGAGGGCGGCCTGGGACCGCTTGGAAAACTGGCCCCAACTCAG AATGAACCAGCCAGAGCCGGAAGCCGATAAAGGCCCAAACTCAACTTAA